From a region of the Tenggerimyces flavus genome:
- a CDS encoding carbohydrate ABC transporter permease, whose amino-acid sequence MSTQTASRPGSRRADRSPTSERAFRVPTGLWFVLPFLVLYIAFLVVPVFLGLGISFFDQSLTGGAAEFIGWANYAELFSDAAVWSSLWNTAKFTLWSTPPLVVLALVMALLTSRKMPARWLFRLAYFMPTLIPVTVVSTVWTWMFRTESGFLNGMFEAIGLDPVDWLGEPRTAMISVIILTTWWTVGFNYLLYLAALQGIPPELYEASAIDGANAWQQFTRITLPLLGRTTSLIIVLQLIASLKVFDQIYLLTGGGPNFSTRPVLEYVYDVGFTNFRLGYSSAISYVFFLLILVFAIIQVRLFSKKDEAR is encoded by the coding sequence ATGTCGACGCAAACCGCCTCGCGGCCCGGGTCCCGCCGCGCCGACCGCAGCCCGACGAGCGAGCGCGCGTTCCGCGTGCCGACGGGCTTGTGGTTCGTATTGCCGTTTCTCGTTCTGTACATAGCGTTTCTCGTCGTCCCGGTCTTCCTCGGGCTCGGGATCAGCTTCTTCGACCAGAGCCTGACCGGCGGCGCGGCAGAGTTCATCGGCTGGGCCAACTACGCCGAGCTCTTCTCCGACGCCGCGGTCTGGTCGAGCCTGTGGAACACGGCGAAGTTCACGTTGTGGAGTACGCCGCCTCTCGTCGTTCTCGCGCTGGTGATGGCGCTGCTGACGAGCCGAAAGATGCCCGCCCGCTGGCTGTTCCGGCTCGCGTACTTCATGCCGACGCTGATCCCCGTCACAGTCGTCTCGACCGTGTGGACCTGGATGTTCCGGACCGAGTCCGGCTTCCTCAACGGGATGTTCGAGGCCATCGGCCTCGACCCGGTCGACTGGCTCGGCGAGCCACGGACGGCGATGATCTCGGTCATCATCCTCACGACCTGGTGGACGGTCGGGTTCAACTACCTCCTCTATCTCGCAGCCCTGCAAGGGATTCCGCCGGAGCTGTACGAGGCGTCGGCGATCGACGGGGCGAACGCGTGGCAGCAGTTCACCCGCATCACGTTGCCGCTGCTCGGACGTACGACCTCGCTGATCATCGTGCTGCAGCTGATCGCGAGCCTGAAAGTGTTCGACCAGATCTACCTGCTCACCGGCGGCGGGCCGAACTTCTCCACGCGGCCGGTGCTCGAGTACGTGTACGACGTCGGCTTCACGAACTTCCGGCTCGGCTACTCCTCGGCGATCTCCTACGTGTTCTTCCTGCTGATCCTGGTGTTCGCGATCATCCAGGTGCGGCTGTTCTCGAAGAAGGATGAGGCCCGCTGA